Proteins encoded together in one Streptomyces sp. NA04227 window:
- a CDS encoding cupin domain-containing protein gives MSYPEFLEYPESRYRGDKGEVNASFRPAGTPPDLSSPGGSTHYLATNESTGGEFGLYKVDLGPRSAGAKTHFHKAMSESFYVLSGELELYNGEKWVTGRAGDFLYVPVGGLHGFKNVTDEPMSMLMLFSPGAPREEYFERVAEVAQRGGEELKQFRIRHDSYFVEDFEPEER, from the coding sequence ATGTCCTACCCGGAATTCCTGGAGTACCCGGAGAGCCGCTACCGCGGTGACAAGGGCGAAGTGAACGCGTCCTTCCGCCCGGCCGGCACCCCGCCGGACCTCTCCTCGCCCGGCGGCTCGACCCACTACCTCGCCACCAACGAGTCCACGGGCGGCGAATTCGGCCTGTACAAGGTGGACTTGGGGCCGCGGTCGGCCGGTGCCAAGACGCACTTCCACAAGGCGATGTCGGAGTCCTTCTACGTCCTGTCCGGCGAACTGGAGCTCTACAACGGCGAGAAGTGGGTCACGGGCCGCGCGGGTGACTTCCTGTACGTACCGGTCGGCGGACTGCACGGGTTCAAGAACGTGACCGACGAGCCCATGTCGATGCTCATGCTCTTCTCCCCTGGAGCGCCGCGCGAGGAGTACTTCGAGCGGGTCGCGGAGGTGGCGCAGCGCGGTGGCGAGGAACTCAAGCAGTTCCGTATCCGGCACGACAGCTACTTCGTGGAGGACTTCGAGCCCGAGGAGCGGTAG
- a CDS encoding cell wall metabolism sensor histidine kinase WalK, whose translation MSGARLRELPLRSRLALLVAASVALAVAVAASACWLLTRAQLRDELDDSLRNTTAPGGYLRALQESCVSDSRTGHDAPPAFAYIQTVQQDGSRCVASGSKAVRVGAEDQEVALGLRSDALHDARTADGEEVRVYTQISQSAVGAIAVSISRPLSELDQSLNRLALLLAAVAGLGVVGAGVAGLWVARTGLRPVDELTGAVEHVARTEDLAVQIPVDGDDEIARLSRSFNAMTSALASSRDLQQQLIADAGHELRTPLTSLRTNVDLLVRSEESGRALPAADRRALLASVRAQMTELASLIGDLQELSRPDTGKDGGGRAEVVALHKLTTTALDRVRLRGPELTLDSTLDPWYVRADPPALERALVNILDNAVKFSPPGAHVEVTLTGGELRVRDHGPGIPADELPHVFDRFWRSPTARSLPGSGLGLSIVARTVRQCGGEVTLRPAQGGGTLVTVRIPGAPTPPPGWEGAGGA comes from the coding sequence GTGAGCGGCGCCCGGCTGCGCGAACTGCCGCTGCGCTCGCGGCTCGCGCTGCTGGTGGCCGCCTCGGTGGCCCTGGCGGTGGCGGTGGCCGCCTCCGCCTGCTGGCTGCTCACCCGCGCCCAGCTGCGCGACGAACTCGACGACTCGCTGCGCAACACCACGGCGCCCGGCGGCTATCTGCGGGCACTCCAGGAGTCCTGCGTCAGCGACTCGCGTACCGGCCACGACGCCCCGCCCGCCTTCGCGTACATCCAGACCGTCCAGCAGGACGGCTCGCGCTGTGTGGCCTCCGGCTCCAAGGCGGTCCGGGTCGGCGCCGAGGACCAGGAGGTCGCCCTCGGCCTCAGGTCCGACGCCCTGCACGACGCCCGTACCGCCGACGGCGAGGAGGTGCGCGTCTACACCCAGATCTCGCAGAGCGCCGTCGGCGCGATCGCGGTGTCCATCTCCCGGCCTCTCTCGGAGCTCGACCAGTCCCTCAACCGGCTGGCCCTGCTGCTCGCCGCGGTCGCCGGGCTCGGCGTGGTCGGCGCGGGCGTCGCGGGTCTGTGGGTGGCACGCACCGGGCTCAGACCGGTGGACGAACTCACCGGCGCCGTGGAGCACGTGGCGCGCACCGAGGACCTCGCGGTGCAGATCCCGGTCGACGGGGACGACGAGATCGCCCGGCTGTCCCGCTCCTTCAACGCCATGACCTCGGCGCTGGCCTCCTCCCGCGACCTCCAGCAGCAGCTCATCGCGGACGCGGGCCACGAACTGCGCACCCCGCTGACCTCGCTGCGCACCAACGTCGACCTGCTGGTGCGCAGCGAGGAGAGCGGCCGCGCCCTGCCCGCCGCCGACCGCCGCGCACTGCTCGCCTCGGTACGCGCCCAGATGACCGAACTCGCCTCGCTCATCGGCGACTTGCAGGAGCTCTCCCGCCCCGACACCGGCAAGGACGGCGGCGGCCGCGCCGAGGTGGTCGCCCTGCACAAGCTCACCACCACCGCCCTGGACCGCGTCCGCCTGCGCGGCCCCGAGCTCACCCTCGACTCCACCCTGGACCCCTGGTACGTACGCGCCGACCCGCCCGCCCTGGAACGCGCCCTGGTCAACATCCTGGACAACGCGGTCAAGTTCAGCCCGCCCGGCGCACACGTCGAAGTCACCCTCACCGGCGGCGAGTTGAGGGTCCGCGACCACGGTCCCGGCATCCCCGCCGACGAACTCCCGCACGTCTTCGACCGCTTCTGGCGCTCCCCCACCGCCCGCAGCCTCCCCGGCTCGGGCCTCGGCCTGTCCATCGTGGCCCGCACGGTGCGCCAGTGCGGCGGCGAGGTGACGCTGCGGCCCGCGCAGGGCGGCGGGACGCTGGTGACGGTACGGATTCCGGGGGCGCCGACGCCGCCGCCTGGGTGGGAGGGGGCGGGCGGCGCCTGA
- a CDS encoding response regulator transcription factor yields the protein MSPAPASPAAASAPEGAQQRILIVDDEPAVREALRRSLAFEGYGTEVAVDGLDALEKAENYRPDLVVLDIQMPRMDGLTAARRIRASGSTVPILMLTARDTVGDRVTGLDAGADDYLVKPFELDELFARLRALLRRISYAAESGAARGEADVLAFADLRMDLATREVMRGTRRVELTRTEFTLLEMFLAHPRQVLTREQILKAVWGFDFEPSSNSLDVYVMYLRRKTEAGGEPRLVHTVRGVGYALRTGGSE from the coding sequence ATGTCGCCCGCCCCCGCCTCCCCCGCAGCCGCCTCCGCGCCCGAAGGCGCGCAGCAGCGCATCCTGATCGTCGACGACGAGCCCGCCGTGCGCGAGGCGCTGCGGCGTTCGCTGGCCTTCGAGGGCTACGGCACCGAGGTGGCCGTGGACGGTCTCGACGCACTGGAGAAGGCCGAGAACTACCGCCCCGACCTGGTCGTTCTGGACATCCAGATGCCGCGGATGGACGGCCTGACAGCGGCCCGCCGCATCCGCGCCAGCGGCAGCACGGTGCCGATCCTGATGCTCACGGCGCGCGACACCGTCGGCGACCGGGTCACCGGACTCGACGCGGGCGCGGACGACTACCTGGTGAAACCCTTCGAACTGGACGAGCTCTTCGCCCGGCTCAGGGCCCTGCTGCGACGTATCTCGTACGCGGCCGAGAGCGGCGCGGCGCGCGGCGAGGCCGATGTGCTCGCCTTCGCGGACCTGCGGATGGACCTGGCCACGCGCGAGGTGATGCGCGGCACCCGCCGGGTGGAGCTGACCCGTACCGAGTTCACGCTCCTGGAGATGTTCCTCGCCCATCCGCGGCAGGTGCTGACCCGCGAGCAGATCCTCAAGGCGGTCTGGGGCTTCGACTTCGAGCCGTCGTCCAACTCCCTCGATGTGTACGTGATGTACCTGCGCCGCAAGACCGAGGCGGGCGGCGAGCCACGTCTGGTGCACACGGTGCGCGGGGTGGGCTACGCGCTGCGCACGGGCGGCAGCGAGTGA
- a CDS encoding bifunctional UDP-sugar hydrolase/5'-nucleotidase — MSATTQSHRKRTRARRVIVAGVSLAALGGLVAALPAVAGSDRSEGSGGGNGHGRTVDVQLLSFNDLHGNLQPPAGSSGTVTHTHPDGTTEKIEAGGVEYLATALRKERKGERYSVTAAAGDMIGASPLVSGLFHDEPTIEALNKLDLDVAGVGNHEFDEGAKELARIQNGGCHPKEGCFEDGKKFEGADFPYLAANVTDEKTDKPILAPYSIWERNGVKIGFIGVTLEGTPNIVSAEGIKGLKFHDEAETINKYAKVLERKGVKSVVALIHEGGAPASQSYNYDCNSPGPGDGVSGPIVDIAKNITPKVDALVTGHTHQAYVCEIPDPSGKPRMVTSAASFGRLYTDTTLTYDRATNDIVRTSVKSANKVVRRDVRKAKDMTKLIRRWNKLAEPIANKPVGYISADLPSSASPAAPETPLGDVIADAQLAHAKTVDPEADLALMNPGGVRADLLHKASGSEGDGVVTYGETYTVQPFSNTVNLIDLTGEQLLTVLRQQVSGANQAAPKVLQVSKGVTYTLDTTKSGADRVVADSIKIDGKALDPKATYRVALNSFLAGGGDGFPELAKGKNPVVGGDDLKAFTDYLAANSSESGPLAPPKTDRITVVK, encoded by the coding sequence GTGTCCGCCACTACCCAGTCCCACAGGAAGCGAACGCGTGCCCGGCGCGTGATCGTCGCCGGTGTCTCGCTCGCCGCGCTCGGCGGGCTTGTGGCCGCGCTGCCCGCCGTCGCCGGTTCGGACCGGAGCGAGGGGAGCGGCGGGGGCAACGGGCACGGCCGTACCGTCGACGTCCAGTTGCTGTCCTTCAACGACCTGCACGGCAACCTGCAGCCGCCGGCGGGGTCTTCGGGCACGGTCACGCACACGCACCCGGACGGGACGACCGAGAAGATCGAGGCGGGTGGCGTCGAGTACCTGGCCACCGCGCTGCGCAAGGAGCGCAAGGGCGAGCGGTACAGCGTGACCGCGGCGGCCGGGGACATGATCGGCGCGAGCCCGCTGGTCTCCGGGCTCTTCCACGACGAGCCGACGATCGAGGCGCTGAACAAGCTCGACCTCGATGTCGCGGGTGTGGGCAACCACGAGTTCGACGAGGGTGCCAAGGAGCTCGCCCGGATCCAGAACGGTGGCTGCCACCCGAAGGAAGGCTGCTTCGAGGACGGCAAGAAGTTCGAGGGCGCCGACTTCCCGTATCTGGCCGCCAACGTCACCGACGAGAAGACGGACAAGCCGATCCTCGCCCCGTACTCGATCTGGGAGCGGAACGGCGTCAAGATCGGCTTCATCGGCGTGACCCTGGAGGGCACCCCGAACATCGTCTCCGCCGAGGGCATCAAGGGCCTGAAGTTCCACGACGAGGCCGAGACGATCAACAAGTACGCCAAGGTCCTTGAGCGCAAGGGCGTCAAGTCGGTCGTCGCGCTGATCCACGAGGGCGGCGCCCCGGCCTCGCAGTCGTACAACTACGACTGCAACTCGCCCGGCCCGGGCGACGGTGTCTCCGGCCCGATCGTCGACATCGCCAAGAACATCACGCCCAAGGTGGACGCGCTGGTCACCGGCCACACCCACCAGGCGTACGTGTGCGAGATCCCCGACCCCTCGGGCAAGCCGCGCATGGTCACCTCGGCCGCGTCGTTCGGCCGTCTCTACACGGACACCACGCTGACCTACGACCGTGCCACGAACGACATCGTCCGTACGAGCGTGAAGTCCGCGAACAAGGTGGTGCGCCGTGACGTGCGCAAGGCCAAGGACATGACCAAGCTGATCCGCCGCTGGAACAAGCTGGCCGAGCCGATCGCCAACAAGCCGGTCGGCTACATCTCCGCCGACCTGCCCTCCAGCGCCTCCCCGGCGGCTCCCGAGACCCCGCTCGGTGACGTCATCGCCGACGCCCAGCTCGCGCACGCCAAGACCGTCGACCCCGAGGCCGACCTCGCGCTCATGAACCCGGGCGGCGTCCGGGCCGACCTGCTGCACAAGGCGAGCGGCAGTGAGGGCGACGGTGTGGTGACCTACGGCGAGACGTACACCGTCCAGCCGTTCAGCAACACCGTGAACCTGATCGACCTGACCGGCGAGCAGCTCCTCACCGTGCTGCGCCAGCAGGTCAGCGGCGCCAACCAGGCCGCCCCGAAGGTCCTCCAGGTCTCCAAGGGCGTGACCTACACCCTGGACACCACGAAGTCCGGCGCCGACCGTGTGGTCGCCGACTCGATCAAGATCGACGGCAAGGCGCTGGACCCGAAGGCCACCTACCGGGTCGCCCTCAACTCCTTCCTCGCGGGCGGCGGCGACGGCTTCCCCGAGCTGGCCAAGGGCAAGAACCCCGTGGTCGGCGGCGACGACCTGAAGGCCTTCACCGACTACCTCGCGGCCAACTCCTCCGAGTCCGGCCCGCTCGCCCCGCCGAAGACGGACCGCATCACCGTCGTGAAGTAG
- the mshD gene encoding mycothiol synthase codes for MTSDDAPTPAGLRRIETLDSLTAEQADAVLELIAEAAHEDGQSAVSEQGRLQLRGGERAGVRHLLLYVADQLVGYAQLEDTDPVEAPAAEMVVRPRHRGNGHGRALGTLLLDESGRRLRVWAHGGHSAARHLSQVLGLTLFRELRQMRRPLTGLELPEPVLPTGVRVRAFVPGQDDAAWLAANAAAFAHHPEQGSLTQRDLDDRKAEPWFDPEGFFLAVREEDGALRGFHWTKVHAEEGLGEVYVVGVQPEAQGTGLGKALTTIGLRHLAGRGLPTAMLYVDADNKAAVSVYERLGFSTYETDLMYRTES; via the coding sequence ATGACCAGCGACGACGCGCCCACCCCCGCAGGCCTCCGCCGTATCGAGACCCTGGACTCGCTGACCGCCGAGCAGGCCGATGCCGTACTCGAACTGATCGCCGAAGCGGCGCACGAGGACGGGCAGTCGGCGGTGTCCGAGCAGGGGCGGTTGCAGCTCAGGGGTGGTGAGCGGGCCGGGGTGCGGCATCTGCTGCTGTACGTGGCGGACCAACTCGTGGGCTACGCACAGCTGGAGGACACCGATCCCGTGGAGGCGCCGGCCGCCGAGATGGTGGTCCGGCCGCGGCACCGGGGCAACGGGCACGGGCGCGCGCTCGGCACCCTGCTGCTCGACGAGTCCGGGCGGCGGCTGCGGGTCTGGGCGCACGGCGGGCACTCCGCGGCCCGGCATCTCTCGCAGGTGCTCGGCCTGACCCTGTTCCGTGAACTGCGCCAGATGCGGCGGCCGTTGACCGGTCTGGAACTGCCCGAGCCGGTACTGCCCACCGGGGTCCGGGTACGCGCCTTCGTGCCCGGCCAGGACGACGCCGCCTGGCTCGCCGCGAACGCCGCCGCCTTCGCCCACCACCCCGAACAGGGCTCCCTGACCCAGCGCGACCTCGACGACCGCAAGGCCGAGCCCTGGTTCGATCCGGAGGGCTTCTTCCTCGCCGTCCGCGAGGAGGACGGCGCGCTGCGCGGCTTCCACTGGACCAAGGTGCACGCCGAGGAGGGCCTCGGCGAGGTGTACGTGGTCGGCGTCCAGCCCGAGGCCCAGGGCACCGGCCTCGGCAAAGCCCTCACCACCATCGGCCTGCGCCACCTCGCCGGACGCGGTCTCCCGACGGCGATGCTCTACGTCGACGCCGACAACAAGGCGGCGGTCAGCGTGTACGAGCGGCTCGGATTCTCCACGTACGAGACGGACTTGATGTACCGGACGGAGTCCTGA
- a CDS encoding LacI family DNA-binding transcriptional regulator → MAKVTRDDVARLAGTSTAVVSYVINNGPRPVAPATRERVLAAIKELGYRPDRVAQAMASRRTDLIGMIVPDARQPFFAEMAHAVEQAAAERGKMVLVGNSDYLDEREVHYLRAFLGMRVSGLILVSQGPSETAAVEIDAWDARVVLLHRRPEAIEDVAVVTDDVGGAQLATQHLLDHGHPYVACLGGTEETPAVGDPVSDHIEGWRRAMRDAGRSTEGRLFQAPYNRYDAYQVALGLLAGPDRPPAIVCATDDQAIGVLRAARELRIDVPGELAVAGFDDVKEAGLTDPPLTTVASDRPAMARAAVDLVLDDNLRVAGSRRERLKLFPSRLVVRRSCGCGG, encoded by the coding sequence GTGGCCAAGGTGACGCGGGACGATGTGGCGCGACTGGCGGGTACTTCGACCGCGGTCGTGAGCTACGTCATCAACAACGGACCCCGGCCGGTCGCCCCGGCAACACGTGAGCGAGTACTCGCCGCGATCAAGGAGCTGGGGTACCGGCCGGACCGTGTTGCGCAGGCCATGGCCTCGCGCCGCACGGATCTCATAGGCATGATCGTCCCGGACGCGCGCCAGCCGTTCTTCGCGGAGATGGCGCACGCGGTCGAACAGGCCGCCGCCGAGCGGGGAAAGATGGTCCTCGTCGGCAACTCCGACTACCTCGACGAGCGCGAGGTCCACTACCTCCGCGCCTTCCTCGGGATGCGGGTCTCCGGTCTGATCCTGGTCAGCCAGGGCCCCAGTGAGACCGCCGCCGTCGAGATAGACGCCTGGGACGCCCGGGTCGTGCTGCTTCACCGCCGCCCCGAGGCCATCGAGGACGTCGCCGTCGTCACCGACGACGTGGGCGGCGCGCAACTCGCCACCCAGCACCTGCTCGACCACGGCCACCCCTACGTCGCCTGTCTCGGCGGCACCGAGGAGACCCCCGCCGTCGGTGACCCGGTCTCCGACCACATCGAGGGCTGGCGGCGCGCGATGCGGGACGCGGGGCGCTCCACCGAGGGCCGCCTCTTCCAGGCCCCGTACAACCGTTACGACGCCTATCAGGTCGCGCTGGGCCTCCTGGCCGGACCGGACCGCCCGCCCGCGATCGTCTGCGCCACCGACGACCAGGCCATCGGCGTCCTGCGCGCGGCCCGCGAGCTGCGTATCGACGTACCCGGCGAACTCGCGGTCGCGGGCTTCGACGACGTCAAGGAGGCGGGCCTCACCGACCCGCCGCTGACCACCGTCGCCAGCGACCGCCCGGCCATGGCACGCGCCGCCGTCGACCTCGTCCTCGACGACAACCTGCGCGTCGCGGGCTCCCGCCGCGAACGCCTCAAGCTCTTCCCGTCCCGGCTGGTCGTACGACGGTCCTGCGGCTGCGGGGGCTGA
- a CDS encoding S1C family serine protease — protein MNENSRLSGAHDQGDPVGSSPSEQQRGPAPGTGWGGYPAPPAHHPRWSPQAWGAPRGAEAGAVSDAESGAGADAGSGASFGHLGPAAASASPAAPRARRPVALLAAVALVAAAVGGGTAYAVQELTGESASVSSSAGSPQTVNGTSVATGGKGTVAGVAAAVSPSIVEVTAATPGGKSTGSGVIVTEDGEIVTNNHVVAGASQIKVTTNDGKSYRAEVVGTDSAKDLALIKASGAPDLKPATLGDSSRLRVGQDVVAIGSPEGLSGTVTRGIVSALNRDVTVAADQEEQAPGPEDGWPFEFDGRQFNGDPGSATTTYKAIQTDAALNPGNSGGALINMDGEIIGINSAMYAPSSASGSSDSGSAGLGFAIPVNTLKADLDQLRSGGES, from the coding sequence ATGAACGAGAACTCCCGCCTGAGCGGCGCCCACGACCAGGGCGACCCTGTGGGGTCGTCGCCCTCCGAGCAGCAGCGCGGCCCGGCCCCGGGCACCGGCTGGGGCGGGTATCCCGCACCCCCGGCCCACCACCCGCGGTGGTCCCCGCAGGCCTGGGGAGCACCCCGGGGCGCGGAGGCGGGAGCGGTATCCGACGCGGAGTCGGGAGCGGGAGCCGACGCGGGGTCGGGAGCGAGTTTCGGCCACCTGGGCCCGGCGGCCGCATCCGCGAGTCCGGCGGCCCCGCGCGCCCGGCGCCCCGTCGCCCTGCTCGCCGCCGTGGCCCTGGTGGCCGCCGCGGTGGGCGGCGGAACGGCCTACGCGGTACAGGAGTTGACCGGCGAGTCGGCCTCCGTCTCGTCCTCGGCGGGCTCGCCGCAGACCGTGAACGGCACCAGCGTGGCGACCGGCGGCAAGGGCACCGTGGCGGGAGTGGCCGCGGCCGTCAGTCCGAGCATCGTGGAGGTGACGGCGGCGACGCCGGGCGGCAAGTCGACCGGGTCCGGGGTGATCGTCACCGAGGACGGCGAGATCGTCACCAACAACCATGTCGTGGCGGGCGCTTCGCAGATCAAGGTGACCACCAACGACGGCAAGTCGTACCGGGCCGAGGTCGTCGGCACCGACAGCGCCAAGGACCTCGCGCTGATCAAGGCGAGCGGCGCCCCCGACCTCAAGCCCGCCACCCTCGGCGACTCCTCCCGGCTCCGGGTCGGCCAGGACGTCGTCGCGATCGGCTCGCCCGAGGGCCTCAGCGGTACGGTCACCCGCGGCATCGTCTCGGCCCTGAACCGCGATGTGACCGTGGCCGCCGACCAGGAGGAGCAGGCGCCCGGGCCCGAGGACGGCTGGCCCTTCGAGTTCGACGGCAGGCAGTTCAACGGCGACCCCGGCTCCGCCACCACCACGTACAAGGCGATCCAGACCGACGCGGCCCTGAACCCGGGCAACTCCGGGGGCGCGCTGATCAACATGGACGGCGAGATCATCGGCATCAACTCCGCGATGTACGCGCCGAGTTCGGCGAGCGGCAGCTCCGACTCGGGCAGCGCGGGCCTCGGCTTCGCCATCCCCGTCAACACCCTCAAGGCCGACCTGGACCAGCTCCGCTCGGGAGGCGAGAGCTGA
- a CDS encoding trypsin-like serine protease — translation MKPVLRGRGRRALTGLSAATVAFALGCAGALAAVQPAAAADGPHGLPEAGLDRPAPPRPSKATEKELRERLLAAQEHNATREPDGSARKKPGVSPYIIGGSETTIEQAPWMVQLGYHDEATGDSYFCGGALVAPNKVLTAAHCVAGLDWARNGAVLAGATDLDDTTNGTLVGVHGQWSHPRYNPQTIKDDIAVLTLSTPLDRAWLRLAASHDSGLYKPGTTGTVYGWGLTSGSGQLATKLRKAQLPMVADSTCDSALGGIIGEDVFAEGSMVCAGTPASGGDEGTTSPCNGDSGGPLVVNGRIAGVVSWGVEGCTAKGAYPVFSKVSSYTWAAQPRIDDADLTFDGRTDLLARTPSGGLFQQNSTGNGLTQREFQSHGWETASWGLQADLDRDWYQDLIIRDSVDGRLYRSYLDHGSWTWKWARMTSVWGGYRSYAIPGDLTGDARPDLVAVDANGDTYLYPGKGNGEFNAKIKVVSGSWKGVKVYGHGDLTGDGKPDLLAKDSANTVWLYRGTGNAKDPWSGRIKARTGWNFSAIVTSGDLTGDGIADLLARDPGSNGTLWLYKGTNKASADLFAPRVSLGTGFNQYNLLF, via the coding sequence GTGAAACCTGTTCTGCGTGGTCGTGGCAGACGGGCCCTTACGGGACTGTCCGCCGCCACCGTCGCCTTCGCCCTGGGCTGTGCCGGTGCGCTCGCCGCCGTCCAGCCCGCCGCCGCGGCCGACGGGCCGCACGGCCTGCCGGAGGCGGGGCTCGACCGGCCCGCCCCGCCGCGGCCGTCGAAGGCCACCGAGAAGGAACTGCGCGAGCGGCTGCTCGCCGCGCAGGAGCACAACGCCACCCGGGAGCCGGACGGTTCGGCCCGCAAGAAGCCGGGCGTGAGCCCGTACATCATCGGCGGCAGCGAGACCACCATCGAGCAGGCGCCGTGGATGGTCCAGCTCGGCTACCACGACGAGGCCACCGGCGACTCCTACTTCTGCGGCGGCGCCCTGGTCGCCCCGAACAAGGTGCTCACCGCCGCGCACTGCGTGGCCGGTCTGGACTGGGCGCGCAACGGTGCCGTGCTCGCGGGCGCCACCGACCTGGACGACACCACGAACGGCACCCTCGTCGGCGTCCACGGCCAGTGGAGCCACCCGCGCTACAACCCGCAGACCATCAAGGACGACATCGCCGTCCTGACCCTCTCCACCCCGCTGGACCGCGCCTGGCTGCGCCTGGCCGCCTCCCACGACAGCGGCCTGTACAAGCCCGGCACCACCGGCACCGTCTACGGCTGGGGCCTGACCTCCGGCTCGGGCCAGCTCGCCACCAAGCTGCGCAAGGCCCAGCTGCCGATGGTGGCCGACTCGACCTGCGACTCGGCGCTCGGCGGGATCATCGGCGAGGACGTGTTCGCCGAGGGGTCCATGGTCTGCGCGGGCACCCCGGCCTCCGGCGGCGACGAGGGCACCACCAGCCCCTGCAACGGCGACTCCGGCGGCCCGCTCGTCGTCAACGGCCGGATCGCGGGCGTCGTCTCCTGGGGCGTCGAGGGCTGCACCGCCAAGGGCGCCTACCCGGTGTTCTCCAAGGTCAGCTCGTACACCTGGGCCGCGCAGCCGCGCATCGACGACGCCGACCTGACCTTCGACGGCCGGACCGACCTGCTCGCGCGTACGCCCTCGGGCGGACTGTTCCAGCAGAACAGCACCGGCAACGGCCTGACGCAGCGCGAGTTCCAGAGCCACGGCTGGGAGACGGCCAGTTGGGGTCTCCAGGCCGACCTGGACCGCGACTGGTACCAGGACCTGATCATCCGGGACAGCGTCGACGGACGGCTGTACCGCAGCTACCTGGACCATGGCAGCTGGACCTGGAAGTGGGCCCGGATGACCAGCGTCTGGGGCGGCTACCGGTCGTACGCGATCCCGGGCGACCTGACCGGCGACGCCCGCCCGGACCTGGTGGCCGTGGACGCCAACGGCGACACCTACCTCTACCCCGGCAAGGGCAACGGCGAGTTCAACGCCAAGATCAAGGTGGTCAGCGGCTCCTGGAAGGGCGTCAAGGTCTACGGCCACGGCGACCTGACCGGCGACGGCAAGCCCGACCTGCTCGCCAAGGACAGCGCCAACACGGTCTGGCTGTACCGCGGCACGGGCAACGCCAAGGACCCGTGGTCCGGCCGTATCAAGGCCCGTACCGGCTGGAACTTCTCCGCGATCGTCACCAGCGGCGACCTGACCGGCGACGGCATCGCGGACCTGCTCGCCCGCGACCCCGGCTCCAACGGCACCCTCTGGCTCTACAAGGGCACCAACAAGGCCTCGGCCGACCTCTTCGCGCCGCGGGTGAGCCTGGGTACCGGGTTCAATCAGTACAACCTGTTGTTCTGA
- a CDS encoding YhcG family protein: MNEKITPAAKSPVPAQSSATSSTSDSTLPPGFYELVDDLKAIVRGAHVRARLKVNTEMIRMYWEIGRTILDRQDAEGWGAKIIDRVSAELRTEFPGQNGYSARNLHHMQKFARTWPESIVQQPVAELPWGHIIALMQSCKTPREQDFYARRAIENGWSRATLELQIRTRLHEREGGALNNFATTLPPGESDILSEIIKDPYCFDFTRATVGETRERDLEDALCERVVQFLTELGAGFAFMGRQYPLRVGASDFRIDMLFYHAALHRYVIIELKTTTVQPEHLGKLNFYLAVADDLLRDAERDGPTIGLLIAADQDQLVVEYALSRTGSPLAVATWTGVDADTAQQLPSAEEVARVAGEVLAPVAAEEG, translated from the coding sequence ATGAACGAGAAGATCACTCCCGCCGCCAAGTCCCCTGTCCCGGCTCAGAGTTCGGCCACCTCATCCACGTCGGACTCGACTCTGCCGCCGGGCTTCTACGAACTCGTGGACGACCTGAAGGCGATCGTGCGGGGCGCCCACGTCCGCGCCCGCCTCAAGGTCAACACCGAGATGATCCGGATGTACTGGGAGATCGGGCGGACGATCCTGGACCGGCAGGACGCGGAGGGCTGGGGCGCGAAGATCATCGACCGGGTCTCGGCGGAGCTCCGCACCGAGTTCCCGGGGCAGAACGGCTACAGCGCACGCAACCTCCACCACATGCAGAAGTTCGCACGAACCTGGCCCGAGTCAATTGTGCAACAGCCTGTTGCAGAATTGCCCTGGGGCCACATCATCGCCCTCATGCAGTCCTGCAAAACCCCTCGCGAGCAGGACTTCTACGCCCGCCGTGCCATCGAGAACGGCTGGAGCCGCGCCACCCTGGAACTCCAGATCCGCACCCGCCTGCACGAGCGCGAGGGCGGCGCCCTGAACAACTTCGCGACCACGCTTCCGCCGGGCGAGAGCGACATCCTGTCCGAGATCATCAAGGACCCGTACTGCTTCGACTTCACGCGGGCCACCGTCGGGGAGACGCGCGAGCGGGATCTGGAGGACGCGCTGTGCGAGCGTGTCGTGCAGTTCCTCACCGAACTCGGCGCCGGATTCGCCTTCATGGGGCGCCAGTACCCCCTGCGGGTCGGCGCCTCGGACTTCCGTATCGACATGCTCTTCTACCACGCGGCGCTGCACCGCTACGTGATCATCGAGTTGAAGACGACCACCGTGCAGCCCGAGCACCTCGGCAAGCTCAACTTCTACCTCGCGGTCGCGGACGATCTGTTGCGGGACGCGGAGCGCGACGGGCCGACGATCGGGCTCCTCATCGCCGCGGACCAGGACCAGCTCGTGGTCGAGTACGCCCTCAGCCGCACCGGCAGCCCCCTCGCCGTGGCCACCTGGACCGGGGTCGACGCGGACACCGCACAGCAGTTGCCCAGCGCCGAGGAAGTGGCCCGGGTCGCGGGAGAGGTGCTTGCGCCGGTGGCCGCCGAGGAGGGGTGA